In Rutidosis leptorrhynchoides isolate AG116_Rl617_1_P2 chromosome 2, CSIRO_AGI_Rlap_v1, whole genome shotgun sequence, one genomic interval encodes:
- the LOC139889219 gene encoding uncharacterized protein — translation MAHAKETSAGSVERKAYAFFRQLEIGKEAEVKLMICRSWDTYTAYGTYLSTDFIASDEQGDVIQLTAKSNVAHHFIPRLKEGSIYLLNHFDVVRNKVEYRTMKDNKLLIQFTGSTFLRKQPAREEALFVRHPFSCVEMEDMELTSGKYVIDVVGRVINVGEPQTQKSGAVNLEFDLANERGRRMKTSLWGTLGPSFVEKMPTANTLYCIILTSVSFKKTFNGNLSLSSTSATQIINDIQIPTLVKFLEKISGVELPADVEDTSSVWQLPPSKEGTLSELFAMVWKGKKHISDDVFKCRVEITNIRLKTAGTTTLAMSVRHGRGSHESITNTGVRRAAMFRVECDVTDGTASAVIVLFDDTAEELTKTTAARLLLELDMETCNTVLPNALANLLNTKQVVLLKTISYFEHGPYETFNCVKVYPHEIAPENPPTDDLEDDLGPTIVDKASKLVGPSPSTAKATKRTVEVPTPSKVVERVTRHKFVVTSDTEDEDGIAGDDTNPKTSVCTNA, via the exons atggCACATGCTAAAGAAACATCCGCCGGCAGTGTTGAGAGAAAAGCATACGCCTTTTTTAGGCAGCTCGAAATTGGCAAGGAAGCGGAGGTGAAACTCATGATATGTAGAAGTTGGGATACGTATACCGCCTACGGCACGTATCTGAGCACAGACTTCATCGCTTCCGATGAACAG GGCGATGTAATCCAGTTGACCGCTAAGAGCAATGTTGCTCACCATTTCATCCCTCGATTGAAGGAGGGATCCATCTACTTGCTCAACCACTTTGATGTGGTGCGCAATAAAGTTGAGTACCGTACTATGAAGGATAACAAGCTACTCATTCAGTTCACCGGTTCCACATTCCTAAGAAAACAGCCCGCACGTGAGGAAGCTTTGTTTGTCCGTCATCCCTTCAGCTGCGTTGAAATGGAAGACATGGAACTCACTTCTGGCAAATACGTGATTG ACGTAGTTGGGCGTGTCATTAACGTCGGGGAGCCCCAAACACAGAAATCAGGGGCGGTCAATCTAGAATTTGACCTTGCTAATGAAAG GGGTCGAAGAATGAAAACCTCACTTTGGGGAACCTTAGGTCCGTCTTTTGTGGAGAAGATGCCTACTGCTAATACTTTATATTGCATCATTCTAACCTCCGTATCATTCAAAAAGACCTTTAACG GCAACCTATCTCTCTCGAGCACCTCCGCCACCCAAATTATCAATGACATTCAGATTCCGACGCTTGTGAAGTTCCTAGAGAAAATTAG TGGCGTTGAACTCCCAGCCGACGTGGAAGACACTTCTTCAGTGTGGCAGCTTCCACCATCAAAAGAAGGAACACTTTCTGAGCTGTTTGCAATGGTTTGGAAGGGGAAAAAGCACATC TCGGATGATGTGTTCAAGTGCAGAGTTGAGATCACAAACATCCGCCTAAAAACAGCTGGTACTACAACACTTGCAATGTCTGTAAGGCACGGAAGGGGCTCTCACGAAAGCATAACCAACACTGGTGTGCGTCGTGCAGCGAT GTTTCGTGTGGAATGTGATGTCACAGATGGAACTGCGTCCGCAGTTATTGTTCTTTTCGATGATACAGCTGAGGAACTGACCAAGACTACTGCAGCGAGGCTGTTGCTCGAGCTAGACATG GAGACTTGCAACACGGTGTTGCCGAATGCGCTCGCTAATCTCCTGAATACCAAGCAAGTGGTTTTGTTGAAGACAATATCCTATTTTGAGCACGGGCCATATGAGACTTTCAACTGTGTTAAAGTGTACCCCCATGAAATTGCTCCCGAGAACCCACCCACTGACGATTTGGAAGACGATTTGGGTCCTACAATCGTTGACAAAGCTTCGAAACTGGTCGGCCCTTCGCCCTCAACAGCAAAAGCCACAAAGAGAACCGTAGAAGTTCCTACACCTTCGAAGGTTGTAGAGCGTGTCACCCGTCACAA GTTTGTTGTTACAAGTGACACTGAAGATGAGGATGGGATAGCTGGAGATGACACAAATCCCAAGACTAGCGTTTGTACCAATGCATAG